The Malus domestica chromosome 10, GDT2T_hap1 genome contains a region encoding:
- the LOC103429588 gene encoding F-box protein At1g55000-like, whose amino-acid sequence MNSHFSALTCRDTLRLIFEKLPIPDLARSSCVCRVWSSFASDQEIVAKAFKVPWNLKEVIGKPASSSFWRDNSIGKFAILHQIVRQDTVASLAVKYSVQVMDIKRLNNMMSEHGIYS is encoded by the exons ATGAACTCTCACTTCTCGGCCTTGACTTGCCGCGACACCCTCCGCCTTATCTTCGAGAAGCTCCCGATTCCCGACCTCGCTCGCTCCAGCTGCGTCTGCCGAGTCTGGAGCTCCTTCGCCTCCGATCAGGAGATCGTCGCCAAAGCCTTCAAAGTTCCTTGGAATCTGAAGGAGGTGATCGGAAAGCCGGCGTCTTCAAGCTTCTGGAGGGACAATTCGATCGGAAAATTCGCCATCTTGCACCAGATTGTCCGCCAGGACACCGTCGCCAGCCTCGCCGTCAAGTATTCCGTTCAG GTGATGGACATAAAACGATTGAACAACATGATGAGCGAGCACGGAATATACTCTTAG
- the LOC103445421 gene encoding 3-ketoacyl CoA thiolase 1, peroxisomal-like — protein sequence MNDSAKLKPAFKRDGSTTAGNASQVSDDAGAVLLMKRSLTMQKGLPILGVFGSFAAIGVDPAVMGVGPAAAIPVAVKSAGLELDDIDLFEINEAFASQYVSCCKKLELDPEKVNANGGAIALGGATGARCVATLLNEMKRRGRDHSFGVTSMCIGSGMEAAAVFERGDSVDELCNARTV from the exons atgaaCGATTCAGCAAAACTAAAGCCTGCATTTAAACGAGATGGTTCTACAACTGCAG GAAATGCTAGCCAGGTGAGTGATGATGCTGGAGCAGTCCTCCTCATGAAAAGAAGTTTAACTATGCAGAAGGGACTTCCTATTCTTGGTGTTTTCGG GAGTTTTGCTGCCATTGGTGTGGATCCCGCTGTCATGGGAGTAGGTCCAGCTGCTGCAATTCCTGTAGCAGTGAAATCTGCTGGTCTTGAGCTTGATGATATTGATCTGTTTGAGATAAATGAG GCATTTGCATCTCAATATGTTTCTTGTTGCAAGAAATTGGAGCTTGATCCTGAAAAAGTCAATGCTAATGGAGGCGCTATTGCTCTAGGCGGCGCTACAG GTGCTCGTTGTGTAGCAACTCTCCTGAATGAAATGAAGCGTCGTGGCAGGGATCACAGCTTTGGTGTTACCTCCATGTGCATAG GCTCAGGTATGGAGGCTGCTGCAGTTTTTGAAAGAGGGGATTCAGTTGATGAGCTATGCAACGCTAGAACTGTATAA